In Bacteroidota bacterium, a genomic segment contains:
- a CDS encoding GIY-YIG nuclease family protein, with product MKGYMYILKCSDGSYYVGSTTNLELRLQQHQRGEGAKHTKKRLPVELVYFEEYDRIDVAFYREKQVQGWRREKKEALINGDFGLLPELSRRH from the coding sequence ATGAAAGGTTATATGTACATATTGAAGTGTTCAGACGGTTCCTACTACGTTGGCAGCACAACTAATCTCGAATTACGCTTGCAGCAACATCAGCGTGGTGAAGGCGCCAAACACACAAAAAAAAGACTGCCTGTAGAACTAGTTTACTTCGAAGAATATGACAGAATTGATGTGGCATTTTACCGTGAGAAACAGGTGCAGGGATGGAGACGTGAGAAAAAAGAAGCATTAATTAATGGAGACTTTGGTTTGTTACCAGAGTTATCGAGGAGACATTAA